The sequence ACGTTATCTAGGAGCTGAGAAGTCGgagaaaaataacaaaaagagcTAATTTTGAATAATATGGCACATGCATGAGTGTTGGCTGTGTCCCCTCAAtttatgtacatatatatacacacacctATATGTATGTGCGTAGTTCAATGATGGATACCTTTCCTACAGCAAACACAGGTTACAACATTGTTTGAACCACTTCAAATCGAAGCAACTGAGCTGCAAACAAGTAACAAGAGACTCATCAGCACATGCACACTATCAGCATTGACTCATCATCACATCTTCATCTTCAATATTTGTCTTAATCGAACAGCTAAATTTTCAAAACTGACCTCTTAATCTGTGTTACTAATCTATATTCACTGTGCTAATATGCCAATAATATGCAATGTTACCATAAAATGAAAAGTAGATTATAGGAATTTGCCGACTCTTCTAATCAAATCCTGTTCCTCAAGTTTCAGAAAAATATGCCCCCACATATTTTAAGTTGTAATgatgtgttctctttgatggaaaatggtggaatacatatatttttcctCTTTATTCACTATTTTCACACGTTCTCTTTGTTGGAAAAATTTTCTTAGGCAGAAGGGAAACTTTTTCCAACCAGCCTCTTTTCCCACATTCACTCTAATTCATGGTAAATATTATCACAAGTTATGTGTGATGATATTTTCCTATATTGTACTCCCTCTATCTCATAACAACATGAACATTTGCAaatgacacagattttaagaaatgttagataaaagtgaattgtgagtgaaaaatgagtctcattttatgaaaagtagagataaaaagtaaagattgtggtggggtataggggtgagcaaaatatccgaaatccgaatatccgatccgaaccaaatcgaaattaaaaatttggttcgaattttttggattttcggatcggatcggattgaattttaagcaaattttggattttcggaTCAGATCGGATTGACAccttaaaaatccgaaaaaaaaatccgaaatccgaattatatttataatataattaatattataatattataaataaatatatataattattagtttttaaatagttaaatatttctaaattctaaccctatacttccattttggttgattataattaatggcttattaattatgaccttaatttgattgtaattatctaatgtgttaggttgacatctatttcgaattttttcggttttcggatttttttttgacatttcgaattttttttcacatttcggatttttcggtccggatcggattttatccgaaatttttcggattttcggataatacggttcggatcggattgaattttaggtaaatttcggattttcggatcggatcggatcaggcaaaaatccgatccgaaatccgaatgctcacccctagtggGGTagtatacaaaaataaaaatattcatatttttgtgagatgcCCCAAGACGGCAAAATATTCATGTTTTcatgagatggagggagtatatctttatgatctttcaattttaccctcaaaatttaatttaacacatatttctatatttcttcttctctctcttctttctctctgtctctctctctatcttttctctctctttataatattttcatacTATATTTTCCACCAAAGAGAACATGATATAAAAAGAGTGGGGGCCACTAGAATATGGTAAAAAAAATCACCTTTTCTTTTCCCTTCTTTTCTCATTATAAACTTACAATcaatgaaaacactcttaattgcaaatttatcataagaaaattAGAGATAAGAAAGATCAAATTTTTTCATCACATTTTAGTGGTCACCACCATTTTTATCCCATGTTCTCTCTAgggtggaaaaaaaattatccaccttttagttgaaaaatattatcacattaaTACTTTATGATAACATTATCATGAATTAGAatgaaaatgagggaaaagaggCTGCGGGTAAAAAAATTCCATCCTACCCGAAAAAAATTATCCAACCTATAGATCATGTGAAGTGAaaagagaggaaaaagagtaaaaatatatgttttccacCCTTTTCCATCAAATGGAATGAATGGAATAGCCGGAACTAAATTGTACAGGTTTTGAGTATCAATGTACTTGTCAAAATAGAGTAAGACTTTACCTTTAAGCTAAACTGAGAAAagaaaatcataataaaaaaaattcaaattgagTAATATAAATTGACAAGTTATCATGTAGATTATGAggtaaaatgaaaaataaaaaccaGAATAAGGATTAAATGAAACATCTGAGATGCATAACAGCTACTGCTACAAAGCACTAACTAAAGCTGTGCTAATTTACACTTTACAGTTTACTATTGACTATTGTATAGTatctttctttcctttttcttttgccAGAATAATTATATACAGTACATGATATTATATCTTTGGTAAAGCTAGTTAAATTATATCTTTAGAGCAAAGTTTATTGAACTGCTTCGTGCTTTTAGCACATTCAAAGAAGTTAATATGCAAAAATAATAACTAATCTATCTAAAGATAAAATGGAGTTTCTGAAACCTGATGAAGATAACTATTTTGGGtctgtttactttgatggaaaaagagagaaaatatatattttcactattttcgcatgtttactatgatagaaaattttctcCGGGTAAAATATTTTCTCAGGTAGCTCCTTTTATCTCATTTTATCTCCAATGTTGAATATTATATTATCTTTGAGTAgtaacatatgataaaaaaaagagagagagagagagaaaaatataatattttctcatcttttattttccatcattctctaataaaaattttacaaccaaaataaatgcaCCCTTAGTTAACTCTTCGTGTCAGACTGTCAGAGAGATAAGCAAATAGACTCATTACTAATATGGGAGCAAATAACCTGCAGATAGGCATAATCTCAAAAAATCATAGAGATCTAGCCACCATAAATGTGCTCATTCTAACTATCTCGAACTTCATACAAAAAATGAGATGTGTGAGATGTGTAACTGCCTAGTTTCTACtaaggatgtatttactttgattgtaaaattttcattggcaaatgatagataagaaaaaataataaaatattacattttccttcttttttatcatatgttgaTGAAAAAAACGTATCATATACTACATTTATCTTACACTTGTTTACTTTGTTGGAAATGGgtggataaaatattaaatgggtggataaaatgttgaaaaatattttcacaccactatccaaaaataatactccctccgtccacgaaagaacttcctatctttccttttttgcACGtctacaaaagaacttcctacctatttttgaactataccccaccacttataatgcTCTTACTTTTCTCTTTTCACagctctcaatattaattataacaccttttcaccactcccaatacactcaactaccttttatccactctcaatacactcaacaatattttttcgtaaaacccgtgtcactccctcctaggaagttctttcatggacggagggagtataatccaacactggagagaaaatgagtgaaaagatGCTGCCCGAGAAAATATCCACCTTACCgtgaaaatatatgtattctcactttttccatcaaagtaaacaaaccTTAAGTAAAAAATGTGGATAGAAAAGATGATGTGGACACCAACGTGGACTAAAGGACGCCTTTTAGTTTGTAAATGAGCTTGAGCACAAAATTGAAATGTACAATACTCAAACCTTATCAACAATCGTATTCAATTTATAATATAAAGGGTAACTCAATAGTATTGAAtagtatttataaattgaataattttttttatgatcaaactacattatatttaaattaagtgTAGTGAATAATAGTATAATTACTAGAATAAAATTACCCTTACATGTCTAAACTACACTTATATAATCTTATAAATTCcctaaaataatataaatatgaaCCTAAATAGCATATATAAATTCATTGAAGTAATATAAAATTAGATTAACTAAACATGACTTCTCACACattgaaattaatttacaatgatatcaaaataaatatcaaaCTTTTTAggaagaaaaattaaataagcaaaaatttgaaaattttctagTTTTGTTTTAGTGAATTGTAGCTTTTCTTATTGTACTTTGAACGTtgatatgaattttatttttttaataataaattaatttaaaaatatttaaactttTACATAACTCAATGCTTATTTTTCTTAactgataaaaaaataatatttgtaatttgaatatattcaaatagatagctattttttattttgttgataGGCATGtaattttaccattttttcttcaacaaaactgaaaatattaatttcaacattTGTTTTCCGAAATTAACTaccaattttaataataataaaatattaaaattattttctaaaatatttttcttaatataaAAGATAATACTATGAACATAATTGTATGTTACAATGTCATAATTAGTTGTTTTAGCTCATTGGGGAGTAAAGTCATGGGTTGGGGATGAAACGTCATTCCCACCTCAATAGGAGTGGGGATTCATTAGGAGCAGTGATTCCTAATGGAAAGACATACCAATAATAAGAATGGGTACACATAGGAATAACCATTCATTCGTATCACATTCCATCGTACCAATCTACCTTCTaaagaatataattattattattgagtttCTCACAGTAAGCTGCATTTAATATATGTATGATTCATGTAAGCAGCCTATAACCTCAGCTGGTGAGATAGTCAATCATTAAATGATTCGGCCACATACATTTGTTTTCATAGCCCTAAGATTTTATATTTCAAACTGCATCATGGTATTAAGAAAATCCAGAACGAATAATATATTTAAGCAAACCGAACCAGTTTTTACCCAAACTTCAGTTAACTCgaccattaataatattatccttATAGAGCATGAAAAAGGATACGGCCAAAAGATCTCATCTTGAAAGAAACATAATATAAATGAGGAAAAAGATGCTCAAATTAGATTGACGAAATGTTTTGTTAGGATGCATTCCCTTTGGTTGCAAGCTTATCATAAGAAAATGAGGGCCACAAAAAGATGGAAATTTTTTTATCACATTTAGTGATCATCTTTTTTCATCTCATATTCTTGAGGGTGGAAAAGAAGTTTATAAACATTGAAAAGTATTATCACATCAACACCCCATGATAATACTATCATGGAATGAAGTGAAATGGAGGGAAAAAGAGTTTTCCGAATTTTTTTCCAACCTACCTGGAAAAAATTATCCACCCTACCAGACATGTGCAAAGAGTGGCAAAAGGGTGAAGATATATGTTTTTCACCCTTTTcaatcaaagtgaaaatcaccACCCTTAACTAAGTTTGCAACATGATTCACATAGGCTGATCAGGGAATACCACAACCCATCAACACATCAGTGCTCCAAGAATGCAGGACATACAAGACCCTAGAAGCTATATATGTATATCTACAAACAGGCTTGGACTCTACAATTTGGTTTCGCAAGAGTGTTGTTCATGCAGTTAGACAAAGACACAGTAAGCCTCAATCCATTGGGAATCTATGTAAAGATTATGGCAAAATAAAGTATAATATATGACCAAGTAGTTTCATAAATGAAACACAACCAACCTGAGTGCATGATTAACCGGCCATTTCAGCAGCTTTCGCAATATTactattttcttcttttatcaCTTTGAACATAGGGGACATTCGAGTAATATTCCATGGACTACCTGTAATCACAAAGAAAGTTTTTATTATGTAGAGTTCACCAAGCATCCCCAACCCTCCTTTCCTCTTAACAGAATAAGAGAGACAAACTGAAGTGTGAGGGAGAAAGATTGAGATACAAAAAATATCATCTCCCTGGTTCTTATTTTTCAAGCTTTATTCCTTCCCTATCCATCTGGCCCCAAGAACTAACAAAGTATTGTAAACAATTTTCACAACTTCCTTCACTCATTCTAAGATGAGATAATTAGATCTAGGGCATGTAATCATATAATTTCAGAGCAAAAACAGCTTCAATTTTGCAACTACCTAGCAAAGTAAAAAATCAAAGCTGTATTGCAGATATTCTCAAAGGATCAGAtgttaagaaaaataaaatatatcatgcCACTTTCGTGCAGATAAAGATAATTCAAGGACACAAAAGGGATCAGAAGGAGAGGAAGCTttgaattatgaaaaaattgGTGAAAGGAAAACAGATTAATGTGTTAGTTGAGTCGACAATAGAAATACGGAAATACAACAAAATCCAAATCAAAATAGCATCATTGCTAGATCAGTTGACAAATATGGAACCAATTTTTATCCACTAATTTTCTCATTGGACACACCATTCTCAACTCTGTCATCAAAGCTTTGATATGGAACTTCAATCATAGGTCTCGGATGAGGACGTTCACCAAAGTCTTCAGGAAATCTTTCAAAGTCAGGACCGAAATTGAACTTAACAGCACAAGGTGGTTGGTTAGGGAGGGTGTACATGGAAGCAGCAGGATAGTAGCGACCACCGTAGAGATTCGCAAAAGCAACCCCTTGACATATACCGTTTTTGAAATACGATATCTCACTCCCTGCATATATGTAAGAGATAAGCTTCTCTAAATGATAAACGCAACTTTTACATGAATACCAGAATAATTGCAAACAAAATGCAACACAAATTCTAATCCACGACTACATTATTGTTTACATTTGAAGCACAAGGCATCAAACACAATAACTAAATTTCCAAATCGCTATCTTAAGATACATATCCCCATGAAATTTACCAAGAACAATGCAGCAAGAAGTTGATATCACAGTACTATCAccattattatatattttatacccCATATGGGGAGCTCCTTTATATCTAGAGTGATGTGGATGATAGGGACCTCTAATCCTTCCTCAGTTTCCTAGTCCTACTTTGGCTACAATCAAGACTTTAAGCCAACAAATTCGACACATAAAAATCTCCATAACCAAATCCTATTAAACCCATATATAAACTGAATTGAAGAGCTGAATGTATCATTGAATAAACAATCAATTTCACCATCCCATTAGCTAAAGCTCTAAGTATTACCAATCCAAGCGCAAAAGCACATTGAAGTACAAGCCAGTATCAGCACACCAGGCAGAAAGCTAAATCAGTTTTATACACATTTAagtaaaatggcaaaaaaacAACTCACGTCCACAATCATTGTCGAgaaaaaagaatatgaaaaggCAATACTACTTGTGCAAGTTGAAACCATACCAGGCACAACTTTTAGAGAATCCTCCTTCACATTAGGAGCACAAATATAGCGCTGCCCCTTGTGCCAAACCAAGCGCGGAGGGTTAGGCGCATACAAGCCTCCATCTGGCAAATTGATGTAGAAACCTATAACATCACCTTCATTATAACCTTCATTGGCGTACTTGTCTCTCAAAGCCTTGTGAACCTTACTGCCATCAATATCTCTATAACCAAAGCTGTTGGCATCGTATCCTACCGGAGCCTGCAGGTCCCCCTTCTCGGTCGACCAGCCCAACCTCGTGTGCCCCGTCTCTCCCAAATGCACTATTCTAATCTCAAAATACCACGCGCCTTCGGTCACCCCCCTCGTTGCCCTTACCATCCTGTACCCTTTTGTGCTACTCGCACTCATTCTATCCTCACTCAGCTCAACCTTCTCAGCCTTGTAAACCTTCGAGAGGCAGATCTCCAGCTCCGGGAAATCGTCACTTTTGTCAGGAAATCTAGGGATCGGGGATATGAACACTCTATCCTCAGCCAAGGCGTCCCCATTCATGGGATTCTTGGAGTTGTGATTGTTGTTGGAGGCTTGCTTGGTCTTCTTCTTCCCCTTCCTGGAGGTGGTGGTCCACACGtccttgttcttcttcttcgatTTCTTGCCCGATTTGGCAGCGAGGGCGAGGGGTTTCCCGTCCTGTGCCGGCGTGGCTGCCGGCGAGGGTGTTTCCGTGATTTCAAGAGCGGCGGCAGCGGGTTTCGGCAAGTCGGATAGCTGCTTCTGCTTTTTGGGAGAGGGCTCGTCATCTTCCTCATCCAATTCGGCATCTTCGTCGCCTTCGAGCTCCAATTCGGGGGGGCGATTTGGGGAATTATGCGAATCGTGCTGGTCAGCGTCTAGGGCTTGCGGCGTTCCGTACACGGAGGCCTCTTCGGACGAAACGTCTTCGGAGATGGCGACGTCTGGCTCGTCCTTGATTCCGTTTTCAGGCAACTCGGCAGCGGTTGCGGCGGCTCCAGCGTCGAGGGTGGCAGTGGGTGTGGGTGGCGAAGGGGAGGCGTTGGTGGCGTCGTCGTCATCCTCTCTGTAGGTGGCCTGAAGAGTGTCCATTGGAATTGGAGGGAATACAGCAATGAGTACTTCTAAGTCTTAACAATCAACAACTTATGGGttcaaaaaacaaataaattctgGTTTCTCTTATCACTTTCACCGCGTGCACGgtacatcaaaattaaacaataTAGCGTGCTTATTAGTTAAGCCATTACGGGTTAATATCTAGAACCGAAGGACTTGGGTTCGAGCCCTTGTGGCGctgtctttaaatttctttatttaatcatattaatttatcaaaaataaataaattaaatgatgtatcaaataaataaaaaataaatattaaatatagttagaatataagtaaatataaattattttttcttaaaaaataaaataatctatatcaattactcagtaaaaatccttaattttattttataattttgaaaagtattatttttaattttccatctatttgatggaaaactttattttcttccttaaaattatagaataaacacatcattcaaattaaaagaaacgaagaaacaataaaaaaagagttttcacatcacaatgtatagttttaaaacataagctaatcatgcataaaattaattttttctaagttagctcattacctatgtcatcttattagaaaagcttcaattgataagtaggaaaataaattatattattagaatttattagaatgctaataaaagagttgaataattatttgataccaaatcaaagatcttgcattcatctttaatttaagatatatatagaatattttttataaataaaatttgattttttaaaaaaatcatcaaaatttgaaaaagagaatatgagagaaagagagagagaatagaaaattgaagaatgcgtATGATGAAATAAAGGAGAGAAATaaaggagagatgagagagaaaatatatgggatatgtgatttgttgagttttataaataccatttgattgattctttaattacaactttgccacaaactgtgttttcatataataaatagataaatagatTTGAAAGATAGCCCCAAATCTCTCACTATAGTAGTAAATAGAGATGGCAAAAAAACTCGGAACCGTGAACAGAATCGAACGATTTTGGAACCGAAACCGAAACCGTCTCTAGGCGATTTGGTTACGGTTCTGATTTTGcgaaccgccggttcccggTTCCAAACTGGAATCGAAACCGTGGAACCGGGAACCGCATCGAAATCGGATCAGAACCGCGAACCGTGCAAAACTGTCCTGCCGAACCGCCTCATTTTTCGAGCCTGGCATGTTGCAGGCTTTGGGGCATCCTTCTTTTATGGTTGGCAGCCTTCTTTTGCTGCAAAATGATGGGAAACGACTgtcaaatttgaatttcaaattcaaatcccAAACTCCCCCAAAATTCACCTCAAATCCTTCATATAATACACCCTTAATTCCCTTCATTTTCCTCACACCAACtatcatctctctttctctgcaATTCTCTCTACTAAAGCTCTCTctatattactttttttttttctgcattTATCTATATTaaagttctctctctctctattacCCTCTTTCTATTAGCATTCCCTATACTCTCTCTTTATTACTCTCTGCATTCTTTCTACtactcttcttcctttttttcatttttcatccaCACTACAAAATGGCTTCCTTCGGTTCCGGCACTGGTCGTGGTGGCAAGGGCAAAGCACCCGTTGACTACGAAGCTACCATTGATAATAAACCCCACGCCCCTCGTCGTTTACGTGGGCCGGGTTGTTATTCGAATACAACcttttagaaatttattatcaattttttcGAGATATAAAATATAGCGAAGGCGTTACTGATGAAGCTTTGGATATGCCAAACTTTATGAATGTCAAAAGTAGTCTTTATTGtgatttacaaatattttttcaagATTTTACTTCAAAATATAGTGCAAATATTTCTCGAAAACAAACTGTTAGGAGTACTGGGTCTTCCTCTTATGGATTTGACACTAGTACTCTTTTTCACCAACAAAGATCATAGTAGTAGTCAAACACAATTTTCCGAATTAGAAGAATTCCTTAGAGAGCCAAAGGTAGGGGAATTGCTTAATGCAGGGCCAAATGACGTGGACGTGTTGAATTGGTGGTCAATTAAGCAAGGCCAATACCCTATCCTTGCAATCATGGCGAAAGAGATCTTTTCTGTCTCGGAATCAACTGTAGCGGTCGAGCAAGCTTTTAACGAAACGGGATACATGCTTGATGAACGAAGATCTCAAATGGCACCGCATAATCTTGAAGCCCAACTATTTCTCAAAGATCATACATTAGCCGAAGCAAGAGAGCAAGAAAACAAATGGGATGATTTGTTCGTAGAGTACCCCATATCCACGACCGAAGGCGACACCAGCGATGCGAGCGAGTCATCTCAATGCACCGAAGGCGAAGACTTCGACGACGACTTCGACTTCGACATGTAGAAGACTTCATGATTATGCGGTGTCACCAAAGGTAAGACGAAGGTAAGAGAACTACGTGGACTTTGATTCATTCAGGATACGTAGGCaacttaattataacttaaatattataattaagctCACGTCATAtttcctttatttctttttttccccaaattacaatttttaaattaagatatgtaattttattttagcatccaaaagttgtaatttgtaaattgtattTATAAAAGTTGTAAGGTGCAACTTTGAATTATAAGTTCAATATTGAAATAaagtaattatgcaatttatattttgttgtgtcttttattttattaaagcatatttcatttaattaaagcatatttcatttaaatacataaaaaaaacagATGGTTTTCACAGTTCGTACCGCCGGTTCACGATTCAGAACCGAAACCGTGAAGGttgtaattcggttcggttccgatTCCCTTTTTCAGAACCGTGGAACCGACGGTTCCAGTTTGGTTTGAACGGGAAACCGGACCGTGGCCATCTCTAGTAGTAAATATACCATACTACCCTTATAGCCTCCAAATAAAATACTCCATACGTCCTTATAAAAAGTAGTCATTTGTAAATAGCACGAGTTTTAGAAAAGTAGTTGAATGTGTTGTAAGTGGAGTAATGGTCCCACTTGTGAGTGGAAACCTTACAAAAAATAGATTGGATGTATTTTATGAGGACgaaggaaaatgacaaattggatacattttatgagaaTGGAGGAAGTAACTTgcttaatataattataatatatctataaatTAGTACTGATGTGTTGATAGAAACTAAACTAGAGAATTGAGAGAAGATTTCTGATTTCATTTCACGAACTGAAAAATTGAATTACATGAAGAAGATACAGCGAATATATACTGATGTGCTAACCTATAGGTACACGAATAGATACAAGAGTGAGGTAGTTATGAAACTAACTTCTTAACTACTTTTGTAACAGCTTGGGTAACTCTAGCTAATTAAGCTGACGTGGATTACACTCCAATATATTCCCCACAAGCTCAGCCAGATTCTGATGAACAAAAATTGAGACGATCTCTTGGCATACAGAATCTGATCAGATAATCGCTTAGTAAAGATGCCTGTTATCTGATCCGAAGACGGCACGTGACCAACTTCAATGGTGCCATCTTGAATCTTTTCACGAACATAGTGGGCATCTACTTCAATATGTTTTGTGCGAGCATAGAGCACATGGTTGCTCGCAAGAGCAATAGCATTAATGTTGTCACACCATAGCTTAATTTGGATAACCAGAAAGTTGAAGACCAAGTTCAGAACACAAAACCTGCACCCAAATAATATCAGTAGTGGTTGTGGCTAACCTTCTGTACTCAGACTCAGTACTACTCCGAGAGACTACATCTTACTTTTTAGCTgtccaaataagaaaattagAGCCCATAAAAATGCAATGGCCCCCAGTAGACCGTCGATCATCAACACAGCTAGCCCAGTCAACATCAGAGTAACCTACCAACTGAGATGAAGATGCAGGATGAAAATGAAGTTGTAGTTGTGCCTTTCAAATACCGGAGCAGTCGTTTGCAGACACTCCAATGTAAGTCAGTAGGAGCTGACAAGAATTGACTTAGCTTATTCACTGAATAAGCTATGTCTAGTCGAGTTAGTGTTAAGTACTGCAAAACTCCCACAGTACTTC comes from Salvia miltiorrhiza cultivar Shanhuang (shh) chromosome 3, IMPLAD_Smil_shh, whole genome shotgun sequence and encodes:
- the LOC131013991 gene encoding protein TRAUCO-like, which codes for MDTLQATYREDDDDATNASPSPPTPTATLDAGAAATAAELPENGIKDEPDVAISEDVSSEEASVYGTPQALDADQHDSHNSPNRPPELELEGDEDAELDEEDDEPSPKKQKQLSDLPKPAAAALEITETPSPAATPAQDGKPLALAAKSGKKSKKKNKDVWTTTSRKGKKKTKQASNNNHNSKNPMNGDALAEDRVFISPIPRFPDKSDDFPELEICLSKVYKAEKVELSEDRMSASSTKGYRMVRATRGVTEGAWYFEIRIVHLGETGHTRLGWSTEKGDLQAPVGYDANSFGYRDIDGSKVHKALRDKYANEGYNEGDVIGFYINLPDGGLYAPNPPRLVWHKGQRYICAPNVKEDSLKVVPGSEISYFKNGICQGVAFANLYGGRYYPAASMYTLPNQPPCAVKFNFGPDFERFPEDFGERPHPRPMIEVPYQSFDDRVENGSPWNITRMSPMFKVIKEENSNIAKAAEMAG